The genomic window GCTGTTAAACCAGCGGTTCCTAAAATCATAGATTCTTTTAATGTTAATCCTTCTGGGAGTGGAATAACCCACTCGGCTGGAATTCGCGCATACTCCGCATAGCCTCCGTGATGAGCGGTTCCAATTTTATAACTTGTAGCGATGACTTTTTGACCTTCTGAAAATCGATTGTCTTTCGAACGTACAACTGTTCCTGCTAAATCAATGCCAGGGATGAGTGGAGAAGTTTCAGCAAGGTTGCCTTGTTTTACAACCATCGCATCTTTATAATTTACACTTGAATAAGCAACTTTAATAAGCACGTCACCTTCTATTAACTCTTCCAGATCCCATTGTTCTATCTGTCCTTCAAGTAGCGCTTCTTTTCGGAGGACGAATGCGTCAAATGTCATAAAAATCCCCTTTCTTCTTGACTGTATTCTCATGGTAGAAGTTTAGGGAGGAGGAAGTCAATCATCTTGCTCGCACTAGGTTTACACGATACGATAGAAAGAAATGGAGGCGGAACATGAAGCAAAATAAATACGATGAGCCTAATTTCTATGAAGCATACAAACGAATGCCTCGTTCTGTTGAAGGACTTAAAGGGGCAGGGGAATGGCACGTATTAAAAACACTCGTGCCAAACCTCGCTAATACGAACGTATTGGATTTAGGTTGTGGATTTGGCTGGCACTCTCGTTATTTTCATGATCTAGGTGCGAACCAAGTTATAGGAATTGATCTGTCGGAGAAAATGATTCAAACTGCACGTGAGATGACGAATCAAGAGGGCATTGATTTTAGACAGGGAGCTATTGAAGACATTGAATTTAAAGCTGGTTCATTTGACGTTATCTTTAGTTCTCTTGCACTCCATTATGTAAAAAGCTATCAAGAAGTGGTACGCAACGTAAAACAATTACTAGCGCCAAAAGGGGTCTTTCTTTTCTCTGTTGAGCATCCCATTTTTACTGCACGAGCGGAACAAGATTGGATATATGATTCAAAAGGAAACATCGATCACTGGCCGATTGACGATTATCAAGCAGAATCCATTCGCCAAACGTCCTTCTTAACAGATCATGTTGTAAAATACCACCGTACGCTTACGACTTA from Shouchella hunanensis includes these protein-coding regions:
- a CDS encoding class I SAM-dependent methyltransferase, translated to MKQNKYDEPNFYEAYKRMPRSVEGLKGAGEWHVLKTLVPNLANTNVLDLGCGFGWHSRYFHDLGANQVIGIDLSEKMIQTAREMTNQEGIDFRQGAIEDIEFKAGSFDVIFSSLALHYVKSYQEVVRNVKQLLAPKGVFLFSVEHPIFTARAEQDWIYDSKGNIDHWPIDDYQAESIRQTSFLTDHVVKYHRTLTTYLNTLLEAGFLIERIEEPKPDPAILAQNPEYKQELRRPMFLIIKAKVR